One Vidua chalybeata isolate OUT-0048 chromosome 22, bVidCha1 merged haplotype, whole genome shotgun sequence genomic region harbors:
- the NADK gene encoding NAD kinase isoform X1 has translation MEMSREKLCASKADGSSDSAYHCSACHDDEEWGSTSRGRAKSRSLSASPALGSTKEFRRTRSLHGPCPVTTFGPKACMLQNPKTIMHIQDPASQRLTWNKPPKSVLVIKKIRDASLLQPFKELCVYLTEENNMIVYVEKKVLEDPAIANDENFGPVKKKFCTFREDYDDISNQIDFIICLGGDGTLLYASSLFQGSVPPVMAFHLGSLGFLTPFNFENFQSQVTQVIEGNAALVLRSRLKVKVVKEHREKTTVQNGIEENGVVSANLEKEVGKQIMQYQVLNEVVVDRGPSSYLSNVDVFLDGHLITTVQGDGVIVSTPTGSTAYAAAAGASMIHPNVPAIMITPICPHSLSFRPIVVPAGVELKIMLSPDARNTAWVSFDGRKRQEICHGDSISITTSCYPLPSICFRDPVSDWFESLAECLHWNVRKKQNNFAVEEEEF, from the exons ATGGAGATGAGTCGGGAGAAGCTGTGTGCCAGCAAGGCTGATGGCAGCTCAGACTCTGCCTACCACTGCTCGGCGTGTCACGACGATGAGGAGTGGGGCAGCACGAGCCGGGGCCGAGCCAAGTCACGGAGTTTGTCAGCTTCACCAGCCCTTGGAAGCACCAAAGAATTCAG GAGAACACGCTCCTTGCATGGACCATGCCCAGTGACCACGTTTGGACCAAAGGCCTGCATGCTGCAGAATCCTAAAACGATTAT GCACATTCAGGATCCAGCAAGCCAGCGGTTGACATGGAACAAACCTCCCAAGAGTGTCCTTGTGATTAAGAAGATCCGTGATGCCAGTCTGCTGCAGCCCTTCAAAGAGCTCTGTGTGTACCTCACCGAG GAGAACAATATGATAGTGtatgtagaaaaaaaagtattggaAGACCCTGCTATAGCTAATGATGAGAATTTTGGACcagtgaagaagaaattttgcACCTTCAGAGAAG ACTATGATGATATCTCCAATCAGATAGACTTTATCATATGCCTGGGAGGAGATGGGACCTTACTTTATGCTTCTTCACTTTTCCAG GGTAGTGTCCCTCCAGTTATGGCTTTTCATCTGGGATCCCTTGGATTTCTTACTCCATTTAATTTTGAGAATTTTCAGTCCCAAGTCACTCAGGTTATAGAAG GCAACGCTGCTCTCGTTCTCCGGAGCAGGCTCAAGGTGAAGGTGGtgaaggagcacagggagaaaacCACAGTGCAGAATGGCATAGAGGAGAATGGAGTTGTGTCTGCAAACCTGGAGAAAGAAGTGGGCAAACAAATTATGCAATATCAG GTCCTCAATGAAGTTGTGGTGGATCGTGGCCCTTCCTCCTACCTGTCCAACGTGGATGTGTTTCTGGATGGGCACCTGATAACCACGGTGCAAGGAGATG gggtgaTCGTGTCCACGCCGACCGGCAGCACCGCGTACGCCGCCGCGGCCGGAGCCTCCATGATCCACCCCAACGTCCCTGCCATCATGATCACCCCCATCTGCCCCCACTCCCTGTCCTTCAGACCCATCGTGGTTCCTGCTGGAGTGGAACTCAAG ATTATGCTCTCCCCAGATGCCAGGAACACGGCGTGGGTTTCGTTTGATGGAAGGAAGAGGCAGGAAATATGCCATGGAGACAG TATCAGCATCACTACCTCTTGCTACCCCCTCCCCTCCATCTGCTTCCGGGACCCCGTGAGCGACTGGTTCGAGAGCCTGGCCGAGTGCCTGCACTGGAACGTCCGCAAGAAGCAGAACAACTTCGCCGTGGAGGAGGAAGAATTCTGA
- the NADK gene encoding NAD kinase isoform X2 — protein MFLGGKRTHGRTRSLHGPCPVTTFGPKACMLQNPKTIMHIQDPASQRLTWNKPPKSVLVIKKIRDASLLQPFKELCVYLTEENNMIVYVEKKVLEDPAIANDENFGPVKKKFCTFREDYDDISNQIDFIICLGGDGTLLYASSLFQGSVPPVMAFHLGSLGFLTPFNFENFQSQVTQVIEGNAALVLRSRLKVKVVKEHREKTTVQNGIEENGVVSANLEKEVGKQIMQYQVLNEVVVDRGPSSYLSNVDVFLDGHLITTVQGDGVIVSTPTGSTAYAAAAGASMIHPNVPAIMITPICPHSLSFRPIVVPAGVELKIMLSPDARNTAWVSFDGRKRQEICHGDSISITTSCYPLPSICFRDPVSDWFESLAECLHWNVRKKQNNFAVEEEEF, from the exons ATGTTCTTGGGAGGCAAGAGAACACACGG GAGAACACGCTCCTTGCATGGACCATGCCCAGTGACCACGTTTGGACCAAAGGCCTGCATGCTGCAGAATCCTAAAACGATTAT GCACATTCAGGATCCAGCAAGCCAGCGGTTGACATGGAACAAACCTCCCAAGAGTGTCCTTGTGATTAAGAAGATCCGTGATGCCAGTCTGCTGCAGCCCTTCAAAGAGCTCTGTGTGTACCTCACCGAG GAGAACAATATGATAGTGtatgtagaaaaaaaagtattggaAGACCCTGCTATAGCTAATGATGAGAATTTTGGACcagtgaagaagaaattttgcACCTTCAGAGAAG ACTATGATGATATCTCCAATCAGATAGACTTTATCATATGCCTGGGAGGAGATGGGACCTTACTTTATGCTTCTTCACTTTTCCAG GGTAGTGTCCCTCCAGTTATGGCTTTTCATCTGGGATCCCTTGGATTTCTTACTCCATTTAATTTTGAGAATTTTCAGTCCCAAGTCACTCAGGTTATAGAAG GCAACGCTGCTCTCGTTCTCCGGAGCAGGCTCAAGGTGAAGGTGGtgaaggagcacagggagaaaacCACAGTGCAGAATGGCATAGAGGAGAATGGAGTTGTGTCTGCAAACCTGGAGAAAGAAGTGGGCAAACAAATTATGCAATATCAG GTCCTCAATGAAGTTGTGGTGGATCGTGGCCCTTCCTCCTACCTGTCCAACGTGGATGTGTTTCTGGATGGGCACCTGATAACCACGGTGCAAGGAGATG gggtgaTCGTGTCCACGCCGACCGGCAGCACCGCGTACGCCGCCGCGGCCGGAGCCTCCATGATCCACCCCAACGTCCCTGCCATCATGATCACCCCCATCTGCCCCCACTCCCTGTCCTTCAGACCCATCGTGGTTCCTGCTGGAGTGGAACTCAAG ATTATGCTCTCCCCAGATGCCAGGAACACGGCGTGGGTTTCGTTTGATGGAAGGAAGAGGCAGGAAATATGCCATGGAGACAG TATCAGCATCACTACCTCTTGCTACCCCCTCCCCTCCATCTGCTTCCGGGACCCCGTGAGCGACTGGTTCGAGAGCCTGGCCGAGTGCCTGCACTGGAACGTCCGCAAGAAGCAGAACAACTTCGCCGTGGAGGAGGAAGAATTCTGA
- the NADK gene encoding NAD kinase isoform X3, which translates to MKILKQVMNNFSFNRTAWNWHIQDPASQRLTWNKPPKSVLVIKKIRDASLLQPFKELCVYLTEENNMIVYVEKKVLEDPAIANDENFGPVKKKFCTFREDYDDISNQIDFIICLGGDGTLLYASSLFQGSVPPVMAFHLGSLGFLTPFNFENFQSQVTQVIEGNAALVLRSRLKVKVVKEHREKTTVQNGIEENGVVSANLEKEVGKQIMQYQVLNEVVVDRGPSSYLSNVDVFLDGHLITTVQGDGVIVSTPTGSTAYAAAAGASMIHPNVPAIMITPICPHSLSFRPIVVPAGVELKIMLSPDARNTAWVSFDGRKRQEICHGDSISITTSCYPLPSICFRDPVSDWFESLAECLHWNVRKKQNNFAVEEEEF; encoded by the exons ATGAAGATCTTAAAGCAAGTTATGAATAACTTTTCATTCAATAGAACTGCGTGGAATTG GCACATTCAGGATCCAGCAAGCCAGCGGTTGACATGGAACAAACCTCCCAAGAGTGTCCTTGTGATTAAGAAGATCCGTGATGCCAGTCTGCTGCAGCCCTTCAAAGAGCTCTGTGTGTACCTCACCGAG GAGAACAATATGATAGTGtatgtagaaaaaaaagtattggaAGACCCTGCTATAGCTAATGATGAGAATTTTGGACcagtgaagaagaaattttgcACCTTCAGAGAAG ACTATGATGATATCTCCAATCAGATAGACTTTATCATATGCCTGGGAGGAGATGGGACCTTACTTTATGCTTCTTCACTTTTCCAG GGTAGTGTCCCTCCAGTTATGGCTTTTCATCTGGGATCCCTTGGATTTCTTACTCCATTTAATTTTGAGAATTTTCAGTCCCAAGTCACTCAGGTTATAGAAG GCAACGCTGCTCTCGTTCTCCGGAGCAGGCTCAAGGTGAAGGTGGtgaaggagcacagggagaaaacCACAGTGCAGAATGGCATAGAGGAGAATGGAGTTGTGTCTGCAAACCTGGAGAAAGAAGTGGGCAAACAAATTATGCAATATCAG GTCCTCAATGAAGTTGTGGTGGATCGTGGCCCTTCCTCCTACCTGTCCAACGTGGATGTGTTTCTGGATGGGCACCTGATAACCACGGTGCAAGGAGATG gggtgaTCGTGTCCACGCCGACCGGCAGCACCGCGTACGCCGCCGCGGCCGGAGCCTCCATGATCCACCCCAACGTCCCTGCCATCATGATCACCCCCATCTGCCCCCACTCCCTGTCCTTCAGACCCATCGTGGTTCCTGCTGGAGTGGAACTCAAG ATTATGCTCTCCCCAGATGCCAGGAACACGGCGTGGGTTTCGTTTGATGGAAGGAAGAGGCAGGAAATATGCCATGGAGACAG TATCAGCATCACTACCTCTTGCTACCCCCTCCCCTCCATCTGCTTCCGGGACCCCGTGAGCGACTGGTTCGAGAGCCTGGCCGAGTGCCTGCACTGGAACGTCCGCAAGAAGCAGAACAACTTCGCCGTGGAGGAGGAAGAATTCTGA